In Chrysemys picta bellii isolate R12L10 chromosome 3, ASM1138683v2, whole genome shotgun sequence, a single genomic region encodes these proteins:
- the ZFP36L2 gene encoding mRNA decay activator protein ZFP36L2: MSTTLLSAFYDIDFLCKSEKALTNLSSMLDKKAVGTPVTSPSSSFAPGFLRRHSTSNLQALANSSKFPGSSGSSSSSSSSSSSFGSLKETGTGGGGGGGSSSPTALLNKENKFRDRSFSENGERSQHLMQQLQQQAGKGGGGAPINSTRYKTELCRPFEESGACKYGEKCQFAHGFHELRSLTRHPKYKTELCRTFHTIGFCPYGPRCHFIHNADERRPAPGGGTAAPAAPHHHPHPPPPHPAGSTGDLRAFAPRDPPLGGGGGFGPQRGAGERPKLHHSLSFSGFSAHHQHGCGQQPGGRLEAALLESPGGSRTPPPPASASYCDELLSPPCANNAFAFSGQELGSLIAPLAIHSPSFAASPAAAAAAVAAAAFYRCQQQPPPGGSCPPPPASPPFNFQPLRRLSESPVFDAPPSPPDSLSDRESYLSGSLSSGSLSGSESPSLDSGRRLPIFSRLSISDD; this comes from the exons ATGTCTACGACACTTTTATCTGCCTTCTACGACATCGACTTCTTGTGCAAG AGTGAAAAAGCCCTGACCAACCTGAGCAGCATGCTGGACAAGAAGGCGGTGGGGACCCCCGTGacctcccccagctccagcttcGCGCCGGGGTTTCTGCGAAGGCACTCGACCAGCAACCTGCAGGCTCTGGCCAACAGCTCCAAGTTCCCAGGCTCCTCGGGCTCCAGCTCGTCGTCctcgtcctcctcttcctcgttcGGCAGCCTGAAGGAGACGGGcacgggcggggggggaggcggagggaGCAGCAGCCCCACCGCGCTGCTCAACAAGGAGAACAAGTTCCGGGACCGCTCGTTCAGCGAGAATGGCGAGCGCAGCCAGCACCtgatgcagcagctgcagcagcaggcggggaaggggggcggcGGGGCGCCCATCAACTCCACGCGCTACAAGACGGAGCTGTGCCGGCCCTTCGAGGAGAGCGGCGCCTGCAAGTACGGCGAGAAGTGCCAGTTCGCGCACGGCTTCCACGAGCTGCGCAGCCTGACGCGCCACCCCAAGTACAAGACCGAGCTGTGCCGCACCTTCCACACCATCGGCTTCTGCCCCTACGGCCCGCGCTGCCACTTCATCCACAACGCGGACGAGCGCCGCCCCGCGCCCGGAGGGGGAACGGCCGCGCCCGCCGCCCcgcaccaccacccccacccgccGCCGCCGCACCCCGCCGGCAGCACCGGTGACCTGCGCGCCTTCGCCCCGCGGGACCCGCCgctggggggcggcggcgggttCGGGCCCCAGCGCGGCGCTGGCGAGCGGCCCAAGCTGCACCACAGCCTGAGCTTCTCCGGCTTCTCCGCCCACCACCAGCACGGCTGCGGGCAGCAGCCCGGCGGGCGCCTGGAGGCGGCGCTGCTCGAGAGCCCCGGCGGGTCCCGCACCCCTCCGCCGCCCGCCTCCGCCTCCTACTGCGACGAGCTGCTCTCCCCGCCCTGCGCCAACAACGCCTTCGCCTTCTcgggccaggagctgggcagcCTCATCGCGCCGCTCGCCATCCACAGCCCCAGCTTCGCCGCCAGccccgctgccgccgccgccgcggtAGCTGCCGCCGCCTTctaccgctgccagcagcagccgccgccgggGGGGAGCTGTCCGCCGCCCCCCGCCTCGCCtcccttcaacttccagcccctgCGCCGCCTCTCCGAGTCCCCCGTCTTCGACGCGCCGCCCAGCCCCCCGGACTCGCTCTCCGACCGGGAGAGTTACCTGAGCGGCTCCCTCAGCTCCGGCAGCCTGAGCGGCTCCGAGTCCCCCAGCCTGGACTCCGGCAGGCGCCTGCCCATCTTCAGCCGCCTCTCCATCTCCGACGACtag